Below is a genomic region from Echinicola rosea.
CACTTCCTCAGAACCAAAATCAGGCCTTTGGTACTGGATTTCCCTGCTGATGTGGATTTGAGCAAAGCCGATGAGATCAAGGAAAAGCTTGACAAGGATTTTGAAGAGTACAGGGCGTACTACAAAAAATATTATGAAGACCATAAGCGTGACAACAGTCCCGCAATGCGTGATCCGAACCCTGTAGTCATCATCTGGCCGGGAGTGGGCATGTTCTCCTATGCCAAAAACAAGCAGACTGCCCGTGTGGCCAGTGAATTCTATATCAATGCGATCAATGTGATGCGCGGTGCGGAAGCGGTTTCCGAATATGTGGCCTTGCCCCTTCAGGAAGCCTTTGATATCGAATACTGGTTGCTGGAAGAGGCCAAGCTTCAGAGAATGCCTAAGGAGCAGCCGCTTTCCAGAAAAGTAGCTTTGGTGACGGGCGGTGCCGGTGGTATTGGCAAAGCGATTGCCGATAAACTGGCCAGTGAAGGTGCCTGTGTATTCATCACTGATATCAACCAAGAACGTCTGGATGAGGCTGTAGCCACTTATTCCAAAGACGTGGGCGGAGGAGCTGTGATGGACGTAACCAAAGGTGACGACATCGTGAAGGCCTATAAACAAGCCGCACTGAAATTTGGTGGCGTGGATATTATCGTCAATTGTGCTGGTCTGGCCATCTCCAAACCAATCGAGCAAACTTCCGAGAAGGACTGGGACCTGCTACAAGACATTTTGGTAAAAGGCCAGTTTGCCGTTTCCAAAGCTGGTGTGGAAACCCTAAGAGCACAGAACTTAGGCGGGGACATCATCAATATTGCCAGCAAGAATGCACTGGTTTCCGGTCCCAACAACGTGGGGTACGGTACGGCCAAAGCTGCCCAGGTTCATATGAGCCGGCTTTTGGCAGCCGAGCTGGGAAAGGACAAGATCCGTGTAAACGTGGTGAATCCAGATGCCGTGATCGAGGGAAGCAAGATCTGGGAAGGCGAATGGGCAAAAGGAAGGGCAAAGGCCTACGGTATTACCGTGGAGGAACTGCCGGCTTTCTATGCAAAAAGGACCATTCTGAACGAAATCATCGGTGTGGATGACATTGCCAACGGAGTATTTGCCTTCGTGGGGGGCGACCTAAGCAAATGTACAGGTAATATTCTTAATGTAGATGGCGGTGTAGCCGCTGCCTTTGTGAGATAATTATGCGAATAGAAAAGCAAAAAATAAAAGAAGTAAACGATCAGGCTCTCCCGGACCACCGGGAGAGTTTTGATCATTTGAGCAGTGTGCTGGGAAAGAAGGGTGTCGATGCCAATGTACTTGTGGAGAAACTCAAGGAATTCCAAGTGGCCGTGCCGAGCTGGGCGCTGGGCACGGGGGGGACCCGTTTCGGAAGGTTTTCCGGGGGTGGGGAGCCAGGTACCTTGGAGGATAAGATTGCCGATGTAGGTCTGCTTCATCAGCTGAGCCAATCTGCGGGGGCGATTTCATTGCACATTCCATGGGATATCCCCAATGATGTGGAAGCCACCAAAGAACTGGCTGCTTCCCATGGGTTGATTTTCGATGCAGTAAACTCCAACACTTTTCAGGACCAGCCTGATCAAGAGCTGTCCTATAAGTTCGGTTCCCTTTGCCATGCCGACAAGGCCGTAAGGGATCAGGCGGTGAAACACAACCTTGAAGTGATCAAATATGGCGATGCCCTGGGATCCAAGTCGTTGACGGTTTGGTTAGCTGACGGATCATCCTTCCCAGGCCAGCTGAATTTTAAAAAGGCATTTCAGCGCACACTGGAATCGCTCCGCGAAATATATGCAGGCATGCCTAAGGACTGGAAGTTGTTTGTGGAATACAAACCCTATGAGCCGAATTTCTATTCGACCGTTATCCAGGATTGGGGTACCTCGCACATGTTGGCCGATAAGTTGGGAGATCGAGCGTACAGCTTGGTAGACCTGGGCCACCACCTGCCCAATACCAATATCGAGCAGATCGTGGCCACCCTGATGATGGTGGGCAAGCTCGGCGGTTTTCATTTCAACGATTCCAAATATGGGGACGACGATGTGACAGTGGGCTCGCTTAAACCATATCAATTATTCTTGATCTTCAATGAGTTGGTGGACGGTATGGAAGACCCCTCTTCGGACAATCCCTATCCTGCATGGATGATCGATGCCAGCCATAACCTGAAGGATCCATTGGAGGACCTGTTGCAGTCATTGGAAGCCATTAAAATGGCGTATGCCCAGGCCCTTTTGGTGGACCGTGGGGCGTTGGAAGAGGCCAGGGAAAACAATGATCCCACCTTGGCACAGGAAATACTTCAGGCCGCATACCGTACGGATGTCCGGCCGCTGTTGGCTGAGGCCAGGCTGCAGGCTGATGGAGCCCTGGATCCGATAGCAGCATACAGAAAACTTAATGTCCGTAAGGAGCTGATAGCCCAGCGTGGTGAGAAAGTGATCTCTACGGGACTTTAATGGACCGTTTGACGTCATTGCGGGCTGGTCTGCCGACAGGTTGAAGAGCATGACGGAATTGAGACCGTTGTTGGCTTGTTCGGCATTCCCGCATTGACCCAGCCAAAACCTTAAAATCATTACAGCAAATTCCGGTAATCCGTTCATCTCTTTTTTTCAAGGGTTTAATAGGTTTGAAAATTTTCTTCTGAAAAAAATTGAACTGGGTTGCCGGCTTTGTATTACCAGCTTCTAACGCGAAGCTTAATTAACTTGCCCCATGACGCCAATTCCGGTAATAGCCATATTTGATATAGGAAAGACCAATAAGAAGTTCTTTTTGTTTGATGAGCATAGTAATGAGATCAAGCAGGAGTACAATAAAATCCCCTTGACAGAGGATGAAGATGGTTTTGAATGTGATGATTTGGAGGCGCTTTCCAAATGGATTATATCCACGGTAGAAGGGATATGTCAATCACCGGATTATGCGCTAAAAGGGATTAATTTTTCCACCTACGGTGCATCATTTGTACATATTGATGCGGACGGGATTCCGCTGACGCCACTTTATAATTACCTGAAAGAAATCCCTCAGGAAATTATCGACGAATTTTATGGTCAATATCCGGAGGAAACCAATAACCTCGAAACGGCATCTCCATCCCTTGGGATGCTCAATTCAGGTTTGCAGCTGTATTGGCTGAAAAAGACCAAGCCCGACTTATTTTCGAAGATTGCCTATTCGCTGCATTTCCCTCAGTACTTGAGCTATTTGTTTACCCGAAAGGCCGTCAGCGAGCCGACTTCCATTGGATGTCATACGCGGCTATGGGACTTCCAAAAAGACCAATATCATGATTGGGTAAAGCAGGAAGGCATAGACCGAGTACTTCCTGATATCGTAGCGACTGGACAATTGTATCAGGTCGAGCTGTGCGGGCGCAAGGTGGATATCGGTGTAGGCATCCATGACAGTTCCTCTGCCTTGGCCTCTTATTTGGTGCGGGTGAAGGAGCCATTTCTATTGATTTCCACCGGTACTTGGAGCATTTCCCTGAATCCTTTTACAACAGACCCGCTGACGCAGGATGAATTGCACAATGACTGCCTAAATTTCCTCAGTATCGAGGGCAAGGCGGTGAAGGCATCCCGTTTTTTCATGGGGTATGAATTTAATTACCAAATCGACCGAATTAACAAGCACTTTGGTAAACCGGATAAATATTATAAAACCGTTCCTGCCAACCCGGCCATCATCGAAGCGATCAAGACGGGCAAGGTGAGCAATACCTTTTACCCCAAACATATAGCGGAGACGCCTTTGGTAAAAGCGCTTTATAAAGGGAATGAATGGAATCCAGCATCCTTTGCCAACTTTGATGAAGCTTATCATCAATTGATCTGGGGACTGACCCTGCTGCAGGTGGAGTCCTTGAAATTGGCCAGGGGAAATTCACGTATCAAAAAGGTTTTTATCGATGGTGGTTTTGTCCACAATGAGGTTTTTATGGAGTTGTTAAGGTATTACCTTCCGGAAAGCGAATTGGAATTTTCGGATTTTCCGCTTGGCTCAGCCTATGGAGCGGCCTTGGTCTTGGAGGCCAGCGAGCAGAAGATGGTATAGAAGTCTGAAGACTTCTGTAAGTATTGGTTCTAGTCCGGAGACTGGAACCAATGGACAGCATGATCCAAGTTGGTCCAAATCTTCAGACTTGGACCTCATACTTTATGGAAGTCTTCAGACTTCCAATTTTTTTATTAGCTTGTTTTAAAGGATGTTAAAATGAGCAGAAAGTACCAGATCAGAGATCAAGATGAATTGTATTTTGTGACTTTTACCATTGTAAGATGGATAGACGTGTTTACCCGGGATCGCTATAGGGATATATTTATCGATTCCTTAAAATTTTGCCAGGATAATAAAGGGTTGGAAGTGTATGCTTTTGTCATCATGACCAATCACGTTCATCTTATTATTGGTAGAAAAGGAAAGAGTTCCCTTCAAGGAATCATCCGGGATGTAAAAAAATACACTGCCGTGAAAATTTTAGAGGCTATTGAGCAAAATACGGAGGAAAGCAGGAGGGATTGGTTGTTATATTTTTTTGAAAGGGCGGGAAGTTTTAAATCCAGCAATACCAAATATCAATTTTGGCAGCACCATAGTCATCCACTGGAGTTAAATTCGACGAGGAAGATGATAAACTACTTGAATTATATTCATCAGAATCCAGTAAAGGCTGGAATTGTATATCAGCCAGAGGATTATGTATATAGCAGTGCTGCAAATTATGCGGGGATGGTGGATAAAGTGTTGGATGTGAAATTTATTGGGTGAGAAGTCTGGGAAGTCTGGAAGTCTGAAGACTTCTGTAAGTAATGGTTGCAAGTCTAGAGACTTGAACCAATGGCATAGAGAATGGTCCAAGTCTGAAGACTTGGACCTATACCGTGTAAAAGTCTTTAGAATTTTAGCCCTTAGGGCGTTTGGCTTGGAGTTTGATGTCCACCAAGTCCGAAATGTGTACGGGCTGGTTGGTTTCGATGCTTTTTCTGGCTGCAATGCCGATCAGGATGGACATCGCACCATCTCGGGTGCCGGCAGATTGACGGTAGGGGTCAGCCATATCGGGGTCTTTAAAGAGTTTGTCCTTAAGCCTGACGTCGCCGCCACCATGGCCACCGCCGGAATGGGGAATGGTAATGATTTCCGTTTCCCCAAAATTTTTGGTTAGGCGGAGTTCGTCAGCAGGTTCTACTTCCCAGGGTTGGCGTTCTTTGATCCACGCTTCCAATCTTCCCTCGGTCCCGTTAAAAGCGATGCGATAGCCTTCGTAGGGGGAGTAGGTGGTAAGCGAATAGCTGACTTGAACATCATTCATATAGCGGATCTGTACAGCCATCTTATCATAGATGTCAATGTCTTCCCGGTAAACACAGCCATCCCGTAAGTAGCCGTCATATTCTTCATTGGCCACATAGAGGTCCATTAAGCGCTTGCTTTTGGTGATGTCCCAGTAAAAGTCACAGTCATCCTTGTGTGGGCAAGGCCGACAATTAGTAGAACGGAAAGGGCCATTTTTACCATAAAACTCCAACTTTCCATAAGCAAATACCTCTGCAGGATCGGAATCCAGCCACCAATTGAGCAAGTCAAAATGATGGGTGGATTTATGCACTAGAAGAGTGCCTCCTTTGTCACGATACCCGTGCCATCGCCGAAAATAAGAAGTGCCGTGATCGGTGTCCAGGTACCAATGGAAATCTACAGAAGTGACCTTGCCAATTGCTCCTTCATGGAGCAGCTCATATATTTTTTGACGATGTGGACTGTAGCGGTAATTGAACGTCACAATCACTTGTTTGCCCGTGCGGCGTTCTGCATCAAGGATATTTTGGCATTTGACCTCATCGGTGGTCATAGGTTTTTCGGTGATGACATTGGCTCCAGCTTCGAGGCCTTTGATGATGAATTGGTCATGGGTGGAATCCATCGTGGTGACGATCAGGACATCGGGCTTAACGGTGGCCATCATCTCATCGAAATCGATAAAGGTGGGACAATCTGCCCCTATGTATTGCTTTCCGTAGGCGAGCCGGCCCTCATTGATGTCTGAAAGTCCCACAAATTCTACTTCATTGGGATAGTCTTCAACAACGCTTCTACCAAACATGCTCGTACCTCTAATTCCAGTACCTACCAAGGCCACTCGTAACTTGGCTGCTGGGTTTTCTCTCAGGTGAAGCGCTTTGGCAATTGGATGAATGAAAAAAGAACCGGCTGCCAATGTTCCGGCTTTGGACATAAATCTTCTTCGATGAAGATTGGTGGTTTGATCTGACATGATGTTTTGGGTTATTGTTGTAATTTGATATAATATAATGAAACATATCCTTTAAAGCACTTTATATTTTGGGTAATCCACAAGTGGATTTTTATGTACGTTGGGTGGTGCTTTTTTGCGTAGAAACGATGGGATTCCGTATCAATCAGCTATATTCTGGTTGTTTCCCGTGGTGAAATGGATTTTCAGGAAATGGTTTTTTTATCTTACGGTTTTTTATCCAATTTTGGCACGTTGTTTTCAGAAAGTGTTTATAAATAGGAATGATATCATGATGAAAGCTTTATGGTTAATAATAGGATTTACCTTTACGGTAATGGTGGCCAATTGCCAAGACTTGGATACTTCCATGTTGGTAGGGAAATGGAAGATGAGTAGCTATGATGTCATTGATAATGTCCGATTATCAGACCATTACCGCAGCGCTTCACCTCAGGTACGTGAGCGGATGGACCGCAAAATTGCACGCTATATTGACAATACCTTTTATCATTTTACTAGCCAGGACAGTGTGTTCTATACAGATTTGAGTGAGGGCACCGTCGTCCAAAAAAGTGCCAGTTATATTTTACAAGATAATGGGATTTTAGTAATCAAATCCGAGGAGGGAAAGAAAGAGAAAAAAGCTAAAGTCAAGGATCTGACCATAGATCATTTGGTGATGTCTCCCATTGGAGATGACGGAAAAGCGAAAGGAGAAATGATCTTAAAACGGATCCAATAATGGGAGGGCATTAAGCATGGATTGAGGTTGCCAATTGTTAAAAAAACGGCTATTGTTTTAAAAAAAAATGGCTCTATATGGATTATAGTGGGTAAAGATATTAGTCCGGTTAAATTAATGTTGATTCATGTTCCTTTTCAATGGGCAATTTTCTATTCTGCCTTGAGGTATTTGACGTTAAGAAATCAAAGAAGTGGGCTGGAAAAAGCGCAGGCTTGTTTGACGTGAATCAGTACAAAAAATTGGTATGCTGCACAAATAGAGGAGTTTGCCTGCGTGAGTGCTGGCTTTGATTTTAGTCATATAGCTCACCGCAGCGGGTTTTTTTGGTTACGTTTTTCACCTGAAGGAAAAAAGTAACAAGGCAACAAGATGAAAGGCAAGCTAGAATTTGACATGCAAAGTAATAGTTACCCATAGTAAATCATATAGAACCAAAAAAATACATGTTTTGGTGTATTTTGAGATTGTAATGATTTGGTTAAATTTAAAGAACACCATTATAATTTTGCTTTTGTAAAGCAGTGCTTTTCCCCGAGAATGCTTCTCCCCTACAGATTCCCAAAATTTGCATTTAGACCATGCTGTTGGTCTAGTGATTTCCTCTATTTTGCCTAATTTAATAACCCAATTCCGACCTAATACGATTACCCAATCAGACATTTTAAGATGTCTCCAGAAGTGAATTTCAGTATTTTATCACCTAAAACTTAATCGTATGACTAAACTTCAAAAAAGTAAATTGTTACCTGTTAATTCAGGGGGCGTGATAAGTAGGGGGTTGGATCATGGTTTTAAATTTATGTGTATTTCCGTAGGTGTGGCGATGGAGGTATTGGCCTGCAAAAACTGCAGGCGGGATCTATACTTAGGTATGAAGGGACAATTTCGCCGAAAAAAAAATGTGGCCTAGGGTTTTCCAGGCTACCAAAAAAAAACCATCCGCCGTGGCGGATGGCCTTTCGACATCCAAAACAAACAATTAACCAATTAAATTACCTTCATCATCCCATTGGGCCAGGGTGTGCCTGGTGTCGGGATTCATATATATTGGGATATATTTTTCTTCCAGTTTAAAGCCGTGCTTCGCCATCACATCGTCAGGAACCCCTTTCCACACATTTGGTGTATTACCTTGGTAGTTCAGGTCTTTGAAGCCTTCGGGTGAGGTGAAGAAGCCTGTGGCGGTTAGATTTCTCAAGGTATTGAAGAAAGTCACACCTCTTTCCATCTCTGGCTTTGCCTTGTCCGGATAAGCGATACTATCAATGATCTTGATACGTTCGTCTTCGCTAGCTTCCATGAAGGATTTGCCATATTGATCTTCCGCCTGAGTATCGAGCCACATCAAACCACCTCTCATCGGCGTTTTGTATGCCGGCATGTCCTTGACGATAAACTCAATAAAATCCGGCACTCCGGCTTCTGTGGCACTCCCTGATACATCATCTTTTGGGATGATCACATCTACCAGATAGTGCAACTTTTTCATTTCATCTTCTGTAAAGAACTCCTCTTTCTTCAGGGCAGCATTGAGTGCCATCTCTTCAGGAGTACGGCCCCACTTGGTACCATCGCCGATCTTAGGGGCATGTACTACCTCTTTTGGAGCTTCAGGACCACAGCCGGTCATAAAAAAGCCGGTTGCTAAAGAACCCGTGAATAACAGTTTTAAATTTTCTCTTCTATTCATCGTCCTCTCCTTTAAATATTTTTCTTTTTCAATTCGCTTACAATGTAATCAGAAGTCCTCCAAGCCAGGGCCAAGATGGTCCAAGTAGGGTTTTTATCTGCTTGTGATACAAATGGTCCACCATCTACCACGAAGAGGTTCTTGCACTCGTGTGCCTGACAGTTACTATTCAGGACAGAGGTTTTAGGATCATTGCCCATTCGGGTGGTTCCCACCTCGTGGATGATCCTGCCTGGTGTAAGCAGTCCGTATTGGGTTTCAGGGCCTGGTTTTTCTCCATAAATAACTGCACCAGCATTGGTCAGTACTTCTTCGAATGTTTCGTGCATGTGCTTGGCCTGATTTACCTCTTGGTCTGTCCAGTTGTAATTGAATTTTAAAACCGGAATACCGTATTTATCTACCGTACTGTTGTCGATCTCGCAATAATTTTCATACCTGGGGATGCTTTCTCCACGGCCGGACATGCCTACCATGGTGCCGAAGTAAGAGCGGATGTCTTTCTTTAGTCCTTCACCGTAGCCGCCATTGGTGCCAGGATTGCCAAACTCATCCTTGATATGCTGGCGTATGGTGTCCATGCCAAAGCCGAAACCATAGCTTGGCATACCCATGCCGCCCCAGTATTCGATATGATATCCGCGGGCAAAGTCAAGTTTGCTATTGTCCAGCCACCATGGTGTGTAAACATGCATGCCGCCCACACCATCTTCGTTGTATTTTTTCCTGTCGAGCATACCTGGGATAAAGCCCATCCTGTCCGATCCAGTGGAGTCATGGAGGTAATGGCCGATCATGCCACTTCCATTGGCCAGTCCGTCAGGATGGCTTTTGGATTTGGAATTGAGCATGATACGTGCAGATTCACAGGCGGAAGCACCCAGTACCACCACGCGGGAACGTAACTTATATTCCTTCATGTCCACTTTGCTGATGTACGAAATACCGGTAGCATTTCCTTTTTCATCGGTGGTCACCTTGCGCACCATGGCATAAGTAAAGAGGTCTACTTTACCTTTTTTCATGGCAGGTTTTACCAAACAAGTGCCGGACGAAAAATCTGCATAAGCTTGACAGGCGCGGTTACATTGGTTACAGAAGAAGCAGGCTCCACGCTCATTGTTGATCGGTTTGGTGAGGATCGAAAGCCTGGAAGGAATCACCGGTACGCCGATTTTATCCGCTCCTTTTTTGATGTAAAGTTCATGCAATCGAGGCTTTGGAGGAGGGAGAAAATAGCCGTCAGGCTCATTATAAATCCCCTCTTTTGAGCCAAATACCCCAATAAGCTGATCAACTTTATCGTAATAAGGCTTGAGGTCGTTATAGCCTATCGGCCAATTGTCTCCTAGACCGTCAATGTCTTTTCGCTTAAAATCGTTTGGACCAAAGCGCAGGGAGATTCTTCCCCAGTGGTTGGTACGTCCACCTACCATCCTGGAGCGGAACCAATCGAACTTGGTGTCGCCCTCGAATGTGTAGGGTTCGCCTTCGATGTCCCATCCACCAATGGCTGCGTCAAAATCCCCAAAAGGCCTGTTACGGGTACTGGCTCCTCTCCGGGGAGATTCCCATGGTGGTCTGAGCTGGGTACGGTCTTCTTCCTTTGCAGGGTCAAAATCCGCTCCTGCTTCTACTACGGCCACGGAAAACCCAGCCTCTGAAAGGATTTTTGAAGCCATTCCTCCCCCAGCGCCTGAACCGACGATGATCACGTCATACGCTTCACCGGACGATTTTATCTGAAAACTCATGTGTGATTATTTTGTGATTGTCTCTTAAGTTAAATTAATTTTTCACGAAAGCAAAGCCGTTGATTGAGCGTTTCTAAAATTTTTTTAATGAAAAAAAATTAGAACGTCAGGATCAGAGATGGCTTATTTTCTGCAAGAAATATAATAAAAATTTATTAGCTAAATGGTTTTAGTGATTGATGAAATTTTGTAAATCACTTTGTGCGGTTGATTGATCGTTAAAAATTTTAGTGCTACGTTGTCAAAAGAGTATTTTAATCGTTTTGTGATTAGAAAATGTGTAAATAATCTTCTTATTAACCGCTTCAGTGAAAAAAATTATAAATGGTTTATTCACTGTTTTATTGAATACATGACAGGAACATGCATGTCCTTCTTTGTAATGTTAGATGGGCCATGCGATGTCCTGTCCACATTTTTTAGGAAGATTACAATTCAGGCTCAAGGTATTTCCAAACGGTTTTTGCGACGATCTTGTGGCCTTCGGCCGTGGGATGGATACCGTCAGGTTGGTTGAGATCAGGGTTTCCGCCCACGCCTTCTAAAAGGAATGGGATCAGTATCAGGTCGTTTTGTTCCGCAAGGGAAGGGAAAATTTCCTTAAAATCTGTCGTGTAAGCTTCTCCCATATTTGGCGGTATCTGCATTCCTGCCAAAAGAATCTTGGCGGAAGGATATTCTTTTTGGACCTTGTCGATAATCCCCTGAAGGTTTTCTTGGGTAGTGGAGAGCTTGATGCCCCGGAGTCCGTCATTGCCACCAAGCTCCAAAATGAAAATATCAGGTTTGGCTTCCAAAAACCAGTCAATCCTGCTCAATCCGCTGGCGGAAGTTTCACCGCTGAGGCCACCGTTTATGACTTTGTAAGGGAGTCCAAGGCTATCGATCTTTTTTTGGATCAAGGCAGGAAAAGCCTCCTCCTGATCGACACCATAGCCTGCTGACATACTGTCTCCAAAAAAGAGCACCGTTTTCTGCTTTTCCTCACTTTTATCGTCCACTTTGGCTTCGGAGGACGCTGTCTTTTCGGATGTCTTTTGGCCTTCACTGCATGAAGTAGCAATGAATGCCCCACACAAAAACATCAACAAAAGAGAAATTGCACGTATTTTATTCATGATATGAAACTTATTGAGACGGATTTACGATTTATATAGTTATTGAATATGCGATACCCAATCCCTAAAATTGATTAAATTTCGCTTTAACCCCATACAAATTTAAGAAATAATCAGGTGGCTTGGATTAAAACCAAAAACCACGCCTGAATTGTTTCGGCACCAACAATAAAATTGCACCCATTTATATGGCTATACTTTCTATAGATAATGTTAGTAAAATTTATCAAAGCGGTTCGCGCAAATTGACCGTTCTGGACCAAGTAAACCTCCGTGTGGAAGCAGGGGAAAGCATTGCAATCGTAGGTCCTTCTGGTAGTGGGAAGACCACCTTGCTCGGGCTCTGTGCGGGGCTGGACAGTGCCACTTCTGGTAGCGTGCAGCTGAACGGCCATCGACTGGAAGTGCTTTCTGAAGACCAGCGGGCTGCCGTGAGGAGCAAAGAGATCGGTTTTATTTTTCAGAATTTCCAGTTATTGCCCACTTTGACAGCATTGGAAAATGTCATGGTGCCCATGGAGCTTAAGCAACGAAAAGACGCCAAAGAAAAGGCCTTGGAGCTGCTCCAGCAGGTGGGGCTTGGTGATCGGGCGACGCACTATCCTTCCCAGCTTTCGGGAGGAGAGCAGCAAAGGGTCTCTATCGCCAGGGCTTTTGCCAATGAGCCGAAAATCCTCTTTGCAGATGAGCCCACCGGTAATTTGGATACCGATACCGGTGAGATGGTTGAGCAGTTGATCTTTGAACTGAACAGGGCATCGGGTACCACGCTTATCTTGGTTACCCATGATGTCGAGCTGGCAGCCAAAACCAATAAAATCATCCATATCCGTGGCGGTAAAATAGAAAGAGAGCAGCATGCATAGATTTTTATGGATTTTGAAAATGGCCCTGCGGGACTTCCGCAAGAACAGGGCAAAACTATTATTGTTTGTATCTTCCATTGTCATTGGCATCGCTGCGCTGGTGGGGATCAGTTCATTTGGGGACAACCTCGAAAAGGATATTGATAGCCAAGCAAAGGAGCTTTTGGGAGCTGATTTGGTACTGGAAAACAATCAGCC
It encodes:
- a CDS encoding arylesterase codes for the protein MNKIRAISLLLMFLCGAFIATSCSEGQKTSEKTASSEAKVDDKSEEKQKTVLFFGDSMSAGYGVDQEEAFPALIQKKIDSLGLPYKVINGGLSGETSASGLSRIDWFLEAKPDIFILELGGNDGLRGIKLSTTQENLQGIIDKVQKEYPSAKILLAGMQIPPNMGEAYTTDFKEIFPSLAEQNDLILIPFLLEGVGGNPDLNQPDGIHPTAEGHKIVAKTVWKYLEPEL
- a CDS encoding ABC transporter ATP-binding protein, whose amino-acid sequence is MAILSIDNVSKIYQSGSRKLTVLDQVNLRVEAGESIAIVGPSGSGKTTLLGLCAGLDSATSGSVQLNGHRLEVLSEDQRAAVRSKEIGFIFQNFQLLPTLTALENVMVPMELKQRKDAKEKALELLQQVGLGDRATHYPSQLSGGEQQRVSIARAFANEPKILFADEPTGNLDTDTGEMVEQLIFELNRASGTTLILVTHDVELAAKTNKIIHIRGGKIEREQHA